A stretch of Gammaproteobacteria bacterium DNA encodes these proteins:
- a CDS encoding site-specific integrase — TRVVLTEEEYQALLGVSRRLDWRFHVALVLAHETGHRIGAVRNLLWSDVDFDGETIRWRAQHEKTGYEHTTPLTEEALAALEEARAMSDGIADAPVLPATRNPSECVGFPQTRFWWKRAEQLAGLEPKRGRGWHSLRRKFASDLMDLPLKVLCELGGWKAAKTVLRCYQQPDEAQLRQAIRSRRRARG, encoded by the coding sequence ACCCGGGTTGTTCTCACCGAGGAGGAGTATCAGGCGCTGCTCGGGGTCTCGCGGCGGTTGGACTGGCGGTTCCACGTCGCGCTCGTGCTCGCGCACGAGACCGGGCACCGGATCGGCGCGGTTCGCAACCTGCTGTGGTCCGATGTGGACTTCGACGGAGAGACCATCCGCTGGCGGGCGCAGCACGAGAAGACGGGCTACGAGCACACGACGCCCTTGACCGAAGAGGCGTTGGCCGCCTTGGAGGAGGCGCGGGCGATGAGCGACGGGATCGCGGACGCGCCGGTGTTGCCCGCGACCCGGAATCCCTCGGAGTGCGTGGGCTTCCCGCAGACCCGCTTCTGGTGGAAGCGGGCGGAGCAGCTCGCGGGACTGGAGCCGAAGCGAGGGAGAGGCTGGCATTCGCTGCGGCGGAAGTTCGCCAGCGACCTGATGGACCTGCCGCTGAAGGTGCTCTGCGAACTCGGAGGCTGGAAGGCGGCCAAGACGGTGCTGCGCTGTTATCAGCAGCCCGACGAGGCCCAACTCAGGCAGGCGATCCGGAGCCGCCGGAGGGCGCGGGGCTGA